A window of Haliscomenobacter hydrossis DSM 1100 contains these coding sequences:
- a CDS encoding outer membrane protein, which yields MKQLRYLTCAFALLFLGSQLAAQVRAGAGFTYGTKFEKPGLFARGEFQIPNKDFGIVASANYYFPKEDKNLGVSQNRMALNLDGMYTFAGNDFLDIYGLGGLNVLLASTKISGFDEKTSSTKFGFGVGGGIRYKLESNLIPMAEMRYVNGGQDEFVINIGLLFGF from the coding sequence ATGAAACAATTGAGATACCTAACCTGTGCTTTTGCACTATTGTTTCTTGGCAGCCAATTGGCCGCACAAGTCCGGGCCGGTGCTGGCTTCACTTATGGAACCAAATTTGAAAAACCTGGACTTTTTGCGCGGGGTGAATTCCAAATCCCTAACAAGGATTTTGGAATAGTAGCCTCAGCCAACTATTACTTTCCCAAAGAAGACAAAAACCTGGGGGTGAGCCAGAACCGCATGGCGCTGAACCTGGATGGCATGTACACCTTTGCTGGCAACGACTTTTTAGACATCTACGGCTTGGGTGGGCTCAATGTGTTGCTCGCTTCCACTAAAATCAGTGGATTCGACGAAAAAACATCCTCTACCAAGTTTGGTTTTGGCGTCGGCGGTGGCATCCGTTACAAACTGGAAAGCAACCTGATTCCCATGGCGGAAATGCGCTACGTTAATGGCGGGCAGGATGAATTTGTGATCAATATTGGGTTGCTATTTGGGTTTTAG
- a CDS encoding DUF547 domain-containing protein codes for MTKPVFLITRLLVLLMIWSGYSSCSAIRRTTNSQPITHESWDQLVKKHVKADGFVDYKGFIRDSVALNRYLDQLSAVHPDDKSWTRNQQMAYWINAYNAFTIKLIVKHYPVESIKDIKKGVAFVNSVWDIKWIKIQEYTYDLNNIEHNILRPVFKDARVHAAINCASYSCPRLRNEAYTPEKLENQLEDAMKQFLADPLRNKITTEKAEISEIFKWFKGDFDRDAGSLIAYLNKFSEQKISDKTELKYLNYNWQLNDIP; via the coding sequence ATGACAAAGCCTGTGTTCCTCATTACCCGCCTCCTGGTTCTTTTGATGATTTGGAGTGGCTACTCTAGCTGTAGCGCGATTCGACGCACCACCAATTCCCAGCCAATTACCCACGAATCTTGGGATCAATTGGTCAAAAAACACGTTAAAGCCGATGGTTTTGTAGATTACAAAGGCTTTATCCGCGACTCGGTGGCACTCAATCGTTATTTGGATCAACTTTCCGCAGTGCATCCCGATGACAAAAGCTGGACCCGCAACCAACAAATGGCTTATTGGATCAATGCCTACAACGCATTCACCATCAAACTCATCGTAAAACACTATCCAGTAGAGAGCATCAAGGACATCAAAAAGGGCGTTGCTTTTGTCAACTCTGTGTGGGACATCAAATGGATCAAAATTCAGGAATATACCTATGATTTGAACAACATTGAACACAACATTTTGCGCCCAGTGTTCAAAGACGCCAGGGTACACGCTGCGATCAATTGCGCTTCTTATTCTTGTCCACGGTTGCGCAATGAAGCCTATACCCCCGAAAAATTGGAAAACCAATTGGAAGACGCCATGAAGCAGTTCCTCGCTGACCCCCTGCGCAACAAAATTACGACCGAAAAAGCCGAAATTTCGGAAATTTTCAAATGGTTCAAAGGTGATTTTGACCGCGATGCTGGCAGCCTCATCGCCTACCTCAACAAGTTTTCTGAACAAAAAATAAGTGATAAAACCGAGCTCAAATACCTGAATTACAATTGGCAGTTGAATGACATCCCATAA
- a CDS encoding TIGR04283 family arsenosugar biosynthesis glycosyltransferase: MSISIIIPTLNEAENIGKLLDFFAVNAAPPVLEVLIVDGGSSDNTVAIAQAKGAKTLHCSTRSRAAQMNMGAQQAKGEVLYFVHADTLPPPSFAEDILTALKDGFCMGCFRYRFDSPSWLLRCNAWFTRFNALACQGGDKTFFILASVFAELGGYDEQYVVMEEYDFIRRARKKYLTPTLPKNALVSARKYQNNAYFKVQFANLLVFNLFRLGLPPVRLKKIYKQILN; this comes from the coding sequence ATGAGCATTTCCATCATCATCCCAACCCTCAATGAAGCCGAAAACATCGGCAAGCTGCTGGATTTTTTTGCAGTTAATGCTGCTCCACCAGTGTTGGAGGTACTGATTGTTGATGGTGGAAGCTCCGATAACACCGTAGCCATTGCCCAGGCCAAAGGTGCCAAAACCCTGCACTGTAGCACCAGAAGCCGAGCTGCGCAAATGAATATGGGTGCGCAACAAGCCAAAGGCGAAGTGTTGTATTTTGTACACGCCGACACCTTGCCGCCGCCGAGTTTTGCTGAAGACATTTTAACGGCCCTCAAGGATGGATTCTGCATGGGGTGTTTTCGTTATCGGTTTGACTCCCCAAGCTGGTTACTGAGGTGTAATGCCTGGTTTACCCGTTTCAATGCCCTGGCCTGCCAGGGAGGGGACAAAACGTTTTTCATCCTGGCAAGCGTCTTTGCTGAATTAGGTGGATACGATGAGCAATACGTGGTCATGGAGGAGTATGATTTCATCCGTCGGGCCCGTAAAAAATACCTGACGCCAACCTTGCCAAAGAATGCCCTGGTTTCGGCACGGAAGTACCAAAATAACGCTTATTTTAAAGTTCAATTTGCTAATTTATTGGTTTTCAATCTTTTTAGGCTAGGGCTTCCTCCTGTTCGATTGAAAAAAATTTACAAACAAATCCTTAACTGA
- a CDS encoding M1 family metallopeptidase, translating to MRRINQISTLVLLLTGTAVFAQQNTDQSKFRQMGTEFPTANTYRTASGAPGESYWQQKVDYDIKVELDDEKQRIMGKEVITYTNNSPHPLTYLWLQLDQNVVHPESDTYKTATNKLGERVSAGQLNGMLDNSFDGGHKIEYVKDITGKPLKYTIVKTMMRVDLPTALVPKTGKIQLQIGWSYNINDRQNPALGADSRGGYELFPEDGNYLYTITQWFPRLAVYDDYNGWQHKQFLGQGEFTLPFGNYTVAITVPSDHIIAATGALQNAKEVLTADQLKRFEEAKTATKPVVIVTQAEATEKEKTKAKDKKTWVYKADNVRDFAFGSSRKFIWDAMGVKIEGSPVPTVMAMSYYPKEANPLYGHLSTEAVAHTLRVYSKHTIPYPYPVAISVEASNGMEYPMICFNYGRPEKDGTYSERVKYGMLGVIIHEVGHNFFPMIVNSDERQWTWMDEGLNSFCQFLAEQEWDRNFPSNGGQARNIVGYMKADKEVQNPIMTNSESIIRFGPNAYTKPATALNILRETVMGRELFDFAFREYARRWAFKHPTPYDLFRTMEDASGIDLDWYWRGWFFTTDNVDISLDAVTEFRMDTKNPEVEKPLASKKSKEQLERDVTYQNNKRDIAATAVERNEALKDFYNTYDPNAPAPTDKDRYEKYIASLGPKERAIIEAKKNYYQLDLSNEGGLVMPVILKFEFEDGTSEIQRIPAEIWRLNDKKISKVFAFAKPVKQVILDPQEETADVNVENNYYPRRPIPSRFEVFKQEGFTRGASMGSNPMQQAQQQKKTNGSN from the coding sequence ATGAGAAGGATAAACCAAATTAGCACTTTAGTGTTGCTCCTGACGGGTACTGCTGTTTTTGCGCAGCAAAACACCGATCAAAGCAAATTCCGGCAGATGGGCACGGAATTCCCTACCGCCAATACTTACCGTACTGCCTCTGGCGCACCCGGAGAGTCGTATTGGCAGCAAAAAGTAGACTACGACATCAAAGTCGAGCTTGATGATGAGAAGCAACGCATCATGGGGAAAGAAGTGATCACTTACACGAATAACTCGCCTCACCCACTGACCTACCTTTGGCTGCAATTGGACCAAAACGTGGTTCACCCCGAGTCGGACACTTACAAAACCGCTACCAACAAGTTGGGCGAACGGGTAAGTGCCGGACAGTTGAACGGTATGCTGGACAACTCTTTCGACGGTGGCCACAAAATTGAGTACGTCAAAGACATCACGGGTAAACCCCTGAAATACACCATCGTCAAAACGATGATGCGGGTGGATCTGCCTACTGCATTGGTGCCAAAAACGGGTAAAATCCAGTTGCAAATCGGCTGGAGCTACAACATCAACGACCGTCAGAACCCGGCCCTGGGTGCCGATTCACGCGGTGGGTATGAACTGTTCCCTGAAGATGGCAACTACCTGTACACCATCACCCAGTGGTTTCCACGGCTGGCGGTATACGATGATTACAATGGCTGGCAGCACAAGCAGTTCCTGGGTCAAGGTGAATTCACCTTACCTTTTGGCAACTACACGGTCGCCATTACCGTACCTTCCGATCACATCATTGCGGCAACCGGTGCCCTGCAAAATGCCAAAGAGGTACTTACCGCTGATCAGCTCAAGCGCTTTGAAGAAGCCAAAACCGCGACCAAACCGGTCGTAATTGTTACCCAGGCTGAAGCTACGGAAAAAGAAAAAACCAAAGCGAAGGACAAAAAAACCTGGGTGTACAAAGCGGACAACGTGCGCGATTTTGCGTTCGGTAGCTCACGCAAGTTCATCTGGGACGCTATGGGTGTAAAAATTGAAGGCAGCCCGGTTCCTACCGTCATGGCCATGTCTTATTACCCCAAAGAGGCCAATCCATTGTACGGTCATTTGTCGACCGAAGCGGTGGCGCATACCTTGCGGGTATATTCCAAGCACACCATTCCGTATCCATATCCAGTGGCCATCTCGGTTGAGGCTTCCAACGGGATGGAGTACCCGATGATTTGTTTCAACTATGGCCGTCCGGAAAAAGATGGCACCTATTCCGAGCGCGTTAAGTACGGGATGTTGGGCGTAATCATCCACGAAGTAGGACACAACTTCTTCCCGATGATCGTCAACTCGGACGAGCGCCAGTGGACCTGGATGGACGAAGGTTTGAACTCCTTCTGCCAATTTTTGGCTGAGCAGGAATGGGACCGCAATTTTCCTTCCAATGGTGGTCAGGCCCGCAACATCGTGGGGTACATGAAAGCCGATAAAGAGGTGCAAAACCCGATCATGACCAACTCGGAGTCGATCATTCGTTTTGGACCAAACGCTTATACCAAGCCTGCTACTGCGCTCAATATCCTGCGCGAAACCGTCATGGGTCGGGAACTGTTTGACTTCGCGTTCCGCGAATATGCCCGCCGTTGGGCTTTCAAACATCCTACGCCTTACGATTTGTTCCGCACCATGGAAGATGCTTCCGGCATTGACCTGGATTGGTACTGGCGCGGTTGGTTCTTTACTACCGATAACGTGGATATCTCACTGGATGCAGTCACCGAGTTCCGAATGGATACCAAAAACCCAGAGGTTGAAAAACCATTGGCTTCCAAAAAATCCAAAGAACAATTGGAGCGCGATGTGACTTACCAGAACAACAAACGCGACATCGCAGCGACGGCCGTTGAGCGCAACGAAGCATTGAAGGACTTCTACAATACGTATGACCCGAATGCTCCTGCACCAACGGATAAAGACCGCTATGAGAAGTACATTGCAAGCTTGGGGCCAAAAGAAAGAGCCATCATTGAGGCCAAGAAAAACTACTATCAACTCGATTTGTCGAACGAGGGTGGCTTGGTGATGCCGGTGATTCTCAAGTTTGAGTTTGAAGATGGAACCAGCGAAATCCAGCGTATTCCTGCGGAAATCTGGCGCCTGAACGACAAGAAGATCAGCAAAGTTTTTGCGTTTGCCAAGCCCGTTAAACAAGTGATCCTCGATCCACAAGAAGAAACTGCGGATGTGAACGTAGAAAACAACTACTATCCACGTCGCCCGATTCCTTCCCGTTTCGAAGTATTCAAGCAGGAAGGCTTTACCCGCGGTGCCAGCATGGGTTCCAACCCCATGCAGCAAGCGCAGCAGCAGAAAAAAACCAACGGTAGCAATTAA
- a CDS encoding DUF6702 family protein: protein MKSVFIVLLLTTWVSNLTPNHPIHLTLSEVVYEEKNRSIQITHKIFMDDLEEHMEEVLKSQGKEVNLKLGTPQEHPETDRYLAEYLTSHFKLLINGKAYKANFLGKEYEDVAAWLYVEINNVPKPKTIDLTDSFLMDLYDDQNNLVNFTFPQKKGSLRFVQGKVRETFSIQ, encoded by the coding sequence ATGAAGAGTGTATTTATAGTTTTACTATTAACAACCTGGGTTTCAAACCTGACGCCCAATCACCCCATTCACCTGACCTTGTCGGAAGTGGTGTACGAAGAAAAAAACAGGTCCATCCAGATTACCCACAAGATTTTTATGGATGACCTGGAAGAGCACATGGAAGAGGTACTCAAGTCTCAGGGCAAGGAAGTGAATTTGAAATTGGGCACTCCACAGGAACACCCTGAAACGGATCGTTATCTGGCCGAATACCTCACTTCACATTTCAAACTACTGATCAACGGCAAGGCCTACAAAGCCAATTTTTTGGGCAAAGAATACGAGGATGTGGCCGCTTGGTTGTATGTCGAAATCAACAATGTACCCAAACCCAAAACCATTGACCTGACCGATTCTTTTCTGATGGATTTGTACGACGACCAGAACAACCTGGTCAATTTTACTTTTCCACAAAAGAAAGGGAGTTTGCGGTTTGTGCAGGGGAAGGTGCGGGAAACCTTCAGTATCCAATGA
- a CDS encoding ethanolamine ammonia-lyase subunit EutB — protein sequence MPYRYTIASRVYVFEELKTLLAKATPLRSGDALAGLAAAGFEERIAAQLALADVPLKVFLQEALIPYEDDDVTRLIIDGHPAATFAPISHFTVGQFRDWLLSEQADTPTLQTLAPGLTPEMVAAVSKLMRNQDLIAVAQKCEVVSRFRNTVGLTEHLSTRLQPNHPTDDPKGVAASIIDGLLYGSGDAVIGINPASDSPAAVSKLLHMIDDLREKYQIPTQSCVLCHLSTTLQLIPDNPVDLVFQSIGGSEKTNQSFGVSLNMIAEAQEAALALQRGTVGQQVMYFETGQGSSLSANAHHGVDQQTLEARAYAVARKFNPFLVNTVVGFIGPEYLYDGKQIIRAGLEDHFCGKLLGLPMGADICYTNHAEADQDDMDTLLTLLGVAGCNFIMGIPGADDIMLNYQSTSFHDALYLRKVLGKRPAPEFEQWLIEQGILDKNGRKLPLKSSHRLLL from the coding sequence ATGCCCTATCGCTACACAATCGCCAGTCGGGTTTATGTATTTGAGGAATTAAAAACCCTCTTGGCGAAGGCAACGCCCCTGCGCAGCGGCGATGCCCTGGCGGGTTTGGCAGCAGCTGGTTTTGAAGAAAGAATTGCGGCGCAATTGGCCCTGGCGGATGTGCCACTGAAAGTATTTTTGCAAGAAGCATTGATTCCTTACGAAGATGACGATGTCACCCGCCTGATTATTGATGGACATCCGGCAGCAACCTTTGCCCCGATTAGCCATTTTACCGTAGGGCAATTTCGCGACTGGTTGCTCAGTGAGCAGGCCGACACCCCCACCCTGCAAACCCTTGCTCCAGGCCTGACCCCGGAAATGGTGGCCGCGGTATCCAAGCTCATGCGCAATCAGGATCTGATTGCCGTAGCCCAAAAATGTGAAGTTGTTTCCCGGTTTCGCAATACAGTTGGGCTTACAGAGCACTTGTCTACCCGCTTGCAACCCAATCATCCTACCGATGACCCCAAAGGTGTAGCGGCCAGCATCATCGATGGGTTGTTGTATGGCAGCGGCGACGCCGTAATTGGCATCAATCCGGCCTCCGACAGTCCGGCAGCAGTGAGTAAACTGCTGCACATGATCGACGATTTACGGGAAAAATATCAGATTCCTACCCAAAGCTGTGTGTTGTGCCACCTCAGTACCACCTTACAGCTCATTCCTGACAACCCGGTAGACTTGGTTTTTCAGTCGATTGGCGGCAGCGAAAAAACCAACCAAAGTTTTGGCGTCAGTTTAAACATGATTGCAGAAGCCCAGGAAGCTGCGCTTGCGCTGCAACGGGGTACCGTCGGCCAGCAGGTCATGTATTTTGAAACGGGCCAAGGTTCTTCGCTTTCGGCCAACGCCCACCACGGCGTCGACCAACAAACCCTGGAAGCCAGAGCTTATGCCGTGGCCCGAAAATTCAATCCCTTTTTGGTCAATACGGTCGTTGGTTTCATTGGCCCAGAATACCTCTACGATGGCAAACAAATCATTCGGGCGGGTTTGGAAGACCATTTTTGTGGCAAACTACTCGGTTTGCCCATGGGTGCGGACATTTGTTACACCAACCACGCCGAAGCAGACCAGGATGACATGGATACTCTACTCACCCTTTTAGGCGTAGCAGGCTGCAATTTCATCATGGGCATTCCCGGAGCGGATGACATTATGCTCAATTACCAGTCTACTTCTTTCCACGATGCCTTATATTTGCGTAAAGTGCTGGGTAAACGACCAGCGCCAGAGTTTGAGCAATGGTTGATTGAGCAAGGCATTTTGGATAAAAATGGCCGAAAATTGCCGCTGAAATCCAGTCATCGACTGTTGCTGTGA
- the eutC gene encoding ethanolamine ammonia-lyase subunit EutC, translated as MKKHIHSTSVEPDPWHSLKAYTDARIALGHTGTAIPLKEVLQFKLAFAHAKDAVYSHLEMDKLQQELSRFPLPHYLLHSRAMSRSVYLQRPDWGRQLDEASAQQIQNSTETAADIAIILADGLSATAINQHAFPVLQRLIPALQKANYRIAPLSIVEQARVAIGDEIGHLLKAKMSVVLIGERPGLTSPYSMGAYLTYAPEPGTTDERRNCISNIRPEGLPYEMAVQKIRYLIQESLRLQLSGVELKDNTEETPFLY; from the coding sequence TTGAAAAAACACATCCACTCTACATCCGTTGAGCCAGATCCCTGGCATTCCCTCAAAGCCTACACCGATGCCCGCATCGCCCTAGGGCATACGGGTACCGCTATTCCTTTGAAGGAGGTTTTGCAGTTCAAGTTGGCCTTTGCCCACGCCAAAGACGCGGTATATTCCCATTTGGAGATGGATAAACTGCAGCAGGAACTTTCCCGCTTCCCTCTACCCCATTATCTGTTACACAGTCGGGCAATGTCCCGCTCGGTCTACCTGCAACGTCCCGATTGGGGGCGACAACTGGACGAGGCTTCCGCTCAACAAATCCAAAACAGCACTGAAACAGCAGCCGACATCGCCATTATCCTGGCGGATGGTTTATCGGCAACCGCCATCAATCAGCATGCATTTCCAGTCTTGCAGCGTTTGATCCCGGCCTTGCAAAAGGCCAATTACCGCATTGCTCCGCTCAGTATTGTCGAGCAGGCCAGGGTCGCCATTGGTGACGAGATTGGTCATTTGTTGAAGGCAAAAATGTCGGTGGTATTGATTGGCGAACGACCCGGCTTGACCTCACCTTACAGCATGGGCGCCTACCTCACTTACGCACCGGAGCCGGGCACAACCGATGAACGCCGCAATTGCATCTCCAACATTCGCCCCGAAGGATTGCCTTATGAAATGGCGGTGCAAAAAATCAGGTACCTGATTCAGGAATCCCTTCGTTTACAGCTCTCGGGAGTAGAACTAAAAGACAATACAGAAGAAACTCCCTTTTTGTATTAA
- a CDS encoding response regulator transcription factor, whose amino-acid sequence MIQIALVDDEALFRKGMKLLLEDYEGITVMLEAQDGEHLLQQLRQASTLPDVLLLDMKMPNLNGVDTAKVLQEAFPTLKIIVLSTYFSKAFIVNMIELGAGAYLPKNANPDEVVATIREVYSNGFSYNQAVLEVIRDNMLQKSKPKMPLSFGVDITSREKEILQLICEEYTTSEIAEKLFISPRTVDGHRNNLLEKLSCKNVAGLVVYAIQYQLVKINPETFWFKKR is encoded by the coding sequence ATGATTCAAATAGCCTTAGTCGATGATGAAGCCCTCTTTCGCAAGGGTATGAAACTGCTCCTGGAAGATTACGAAGGCATCACCGTAATGCTCGAAGCACAGGATGGTGAGCATCTCCTGCAACAGTTGCGCCAAGCCTCTACCTTGCCTGACGTACTCTTGCTGGATATGAAAATGCCTAATCTCAACGGGGTAGACACGGCTAAAGTCCTCCAAGAGGCTTTTCCGACACTCAAAATCATTGTGCTTTCTACCTACTTCAGCAAAGCATTTATTGTCAACATGATCGAGTTGGGGGCGGGTGCTTATTTACCCAAAAATGCCAATCCAGATGAAGTTGTAGCCACCATTCGGGAGGTGTACAGCAATGGCTTTAGTTACAATCAGGCGGTCTTGGAAGTCATTAGGGACAACATGTTGCAAAAAAGCAAACCCAAAATGCCCTTGTCTTTTGGCGTAGACATCACCAGTCGGGAAAAAGAAATTTTGCAACTCATTTGTGAGGAATACACGACCAGCGAAATTGCTGAAAAACTCTTCATCAGCCCTCGCACCGTAGATGGGCACCGCAATAATTTATTGGAAAAACTAAGTTGTAAAAATGTAGCAGGATTGGTGGTGTATGCCATTCAGTACCAACTGGTAAAGATTAATCCGGAGACGTTTTGGTTTAAAAAAAGATGA
- a CDS encoding sensor histidine kinase, with amino-acid sequence MRVQQLKLEHQENLLYNNIKIQEEERKRIAKDLHDEVGSKLNVIHLNLHRLKKNAAASPVLEETVSDIFGVINDTIDTTRRISHDLLPPTLENFGLADALVELCDSYQRTTALNLQFDHVQSEHQPIEKMVELNLFRIVQELISNSIKHGHASQINIRLLANNKELRLEYQDNGQGFEVSQLTKKTGLGLQNIESRLQMIRAQHTLDSQPGAGFSLSIKYPYPDDSNSLSR; translated from the coding sequence ATGCGTGTACAACAACTAAAACTGGAACACCAGGAAAACCTGTTGTACAACAACATCAAGATCCAAGAAGAAGAACGAAAGCGCATCGCAAAGGATCTGCACGACGAGGTAGGCTCCAAACTCAATGTCATTCACCTGAATCTGCATCGCTTGAAAAAAAATGCGGCTGCTTCCCCGGTTTTGGAAGAAACAGTCAGCGATATTTTTGGCGTCATCAACGATACCATTGATACCACGCGGCGCATTTCGCACGATCTTTTACCCCCCACCCTGGAAAATTTTGGCCTCGCAGATGCCCTCGTGGAATTGTGCGATAGTTATCAGCGTACGACTGCCTTGAATTTGCAATTTGATCACGTCCAAAGTGAGCACCAGCCGATTGAAAAAATGGTTGAGCTCAACTTGTTCCGCATCGTCCAGGAATTGATCAGCAACTCGATCAAACACGGTCATGCTTCACAAATCAACATCCGCTTATTGGCCAACAACAAGGAATTGCGCCTGGAATACCAGGACAATGGTCAAGGTTTTGAGGTCAGCCAATTGACCAAAAAAACTGGCCTCGGCCTGCAAAACATCGAAAGTCGACTGCAAATGATCCGAGCGCAGCATACCTTGGATAGCCAGCCGGGGGCTGGTTTTTCACTGAGCATCAAATATCCATACCCCGATGATTCAAATAGCCTTAGTCGATGA
- a CDS encoding DUF4293 domain-containing protein — MIQRIQSVFFLLAGGLYLGLFGVPFAKTNKPVAQSAFLNDAAYGVNDHVAMMAAFAVAGALSLAAIFLFKNRSVQMRLALFSTIAAIVGSVLTVVLFMQEGLNKSKEVINDGMGLYMAIAALVFTLLAYRFVNKDEKLVRSADRLR, encoded by the coding sequence ATGATACAACGAATTCAGAGCGTTTTCTTTCTACTTGCCGGGGGACTTTACCTCGGTTTGTTTGGTGTGCCATTCGCTAAAACCAACAAACCAGTGGCACAATCTGCCTTTTTGAACGATGCCGCATATGGCGTAAATGATCATGTGGCGATGATGGCGGCCTTCGCCGTGGCGGGCGCCTTGTCCCTCGCAGCGATTTTTTTGTTCAAAAACCGCTCGGTACAAATGCGGCTGGCGCTTTTTTCCACTATTGCGGCCATCGTAGGCAGTGTCCTTACTGTAGTACTATTCATGCAAGAGGGACTCAATAAAAGTAAAGAAGTCATCAACGATGGAATGGGCTTGTACATGGCCATCGCCGCTTTGGTGTTTACCCTCCTGGCATATCGTTTTGTGAATAAGGATGAGAAGTTGGTGAGATCGGCGGATCGGCTGCGGTGA